In Setaria viridis chromosome 5, Setaria_viridis_v4.0, whole genome shotgun sequence, the genomic stretch TCCAATCCTCCATGTGCACAGCACACTCCCACGGGAAGGAATGAGAAAGAAGATGGCCGCAATCATTTCCATACACTTTCACCTCCCAATCCATCAGTATTACATGATATGAATTATTGGTTCATAACATGGTAAGAGATGTCCACTGTAATGTAGTAACAAGTGTAGGATCCTAGTTCACTCACTCAACCTTCCATGCGTACAGAAAGAGGCAGAAATCAGAGCACTCGTCAGTGTGGAAGTCAGCAGAGGTCGACGGCAGCTCGGGCTTGAAGATGAACAGTGCGTTCCTCATCCCTGTGCCGAAGAGCCAGTCGTGCGCGTCCCAGTACACCTGCACCTTGAGCTGGTCGATGGAGATGCACTCGTTGCCCCTGAACTTCCACTGCAGGTGCCTGACGAGGACGTTCACGGAGCCGTCGATCTTGATCACCATGtcgacgtcgacgccgccgtTGAGGTTGCCGCTGCTGCACTCGATGCTGATGTCGTGCAGCTTGCCCTTCTCGTGGAACCTGGCCTTGGTGAGGAACCGCTTCTTGCTGAAGACGTGCTCCTTCTTGCACACGAGGACTGCGTCCTGGAGCGATGGCCGCGACCCGGTGCGCCGGAACGCCTCCTTCTTGAGGttgccgaggaggaggacgacctCCTCGCCCGAGACCACCGCGACGTAGTAGTCCGACAGCGGCTCGGGCTCATCGGAGTACCGCGCGCTCCTGAGGTCCCAGACGACGTCGATCGCCTTGCCGTCGACCTGGAACTGCTTGGCGCCGTACTTGCGCCAGAAGTGCCACGGCTGCATCTCCACCTTGCAGGCGCTGCTGCAGCTCTTGGAggctgcgccaccgccgccgccgccgccggcctctccCCACTCCCTGCCGGTCTTGTCCTTGCCGGCGCCCGCCGACCCTTCGATCGACACGGACAGGCCGTGGGTGAGCAGGTTCCTGCACCATGTCACCGTCACCAggcggtcgtggccggcgatcCCGGCGCGGTAGACCAGCGTCACCGCGCTCTGCCCCGACCTGGttgccgccgcgggcgccgggaCGTCCGGGAGCTTCTCGCCGGCCGAGAAGCACGACGGGACCGAGAACAAATCCTGCATCATGTAGATGCTGGCCTTTTTGGATCGGAACACGATCCTATATATATGATCTGATCGAGGAATATGTGTACCCTGAGATCGACAGGGTGACTGACCGCTGACGACGAAGAAGGCGGCGGGCTAGCTATTGCTATACATAGGCGACTGGAAGTGCCATGAAAGCCATGCAAAGATGTGGAGTTGGGCGAGGGGATGAGGCGACCATGAGTTAGCTAACCGAGCTGGAAAGGGGGGAGGCCAAGAAAGTGAGCTGTACATGAaagcgagaggaggaagaagcccccGGCCTCGTGGGGTGTTTAAAACCGGAGGAACCTTCTCCGCTTGCGTGGAATTAATGCTCCATCTTTCAGGGACCAGCCCTTGGTTTCCCTGCAGGCCGTCGTACTCCCACCAGTATTCTAATATCTACTGCCAGCCTTCACCACGAGCAGCCGGCAAAGCCCAAGGCTCCATGAGCTATCAGGCAGCATTGGAGCTGGATCCCTTTTGGGGGGCCTTCAGGTCTCGGCAGCGGCGAGCAGGGCCATGTGGGTGGCAGCATGTTAAAGATCGCAAGGCATGTGGAGATGATGGGATCGAGCCACAGGAGATTTCTCGGATTCAGGGGGAGGATAGCTGTATCGTGCGTTCCCAACGATGTGAAGGCAGGCGAATGTAGGAGGACCAGGCAGCTAACTTGGACACTGACGAGTCTACGGATGAAATGTACACTGCAACTACTTGTAGAATCTGGCTATTTTGTTGGGGAGGAAAGGCGATGCCGGGTCCTTGTTATTGTTAGTTGTTCAGACAAAAGACTGGTCAATGCATCAGCTGATGGATTTAGGATGCGTGCTGGTGTTTAGACTGGCAAAGGCATCTTGCTCTACCTGCACGTATAACATAGAGAGAAGAGGCTGCGGCTGGCGTTCCTGCTCTCATGGTCCGTGGATAAACCTTTAGACTTCGTCtgtcgccatcgtcgtcgtcacaGGCTAGCCATCAGGGAGTATCTGATTGGTCAGTGTGGCAGGAGGAGGTAGCCCTGGATGAGAGAGAACCCTCTTGCCTCGTTGCGCAAGGCTTCTGGGGATGCTGATGGGCGCAGTGATGAAGGCGACGTGTGAGTTTGAGAGCTTCAATGTGGAATTGATCAGAGAGAGCATTTGGTGGCGAGTGACGGCGGATTCAACGTTCCTCCTGGATCTCTCTTCCGTGTTGGACTGGACCAGTAGTGGCCAGGGCCAATGCATGTTTGTTTATCCATTCTCGGAACAGAAGAGGATAAAAGTTCAGTTTGTGTTGAAGTGAGAAAAGAATCGTTCAAGAGCTGTTCAGTCAAGTGGTTGGTACTTGCTAGTAGTAGAGATTAGAGTCGCTGAGTTGCTGACCAAATCATAATAGTCATTTCCTCCTGCTCTTTGTTGATGACCGTACTGAAGTGAATATTAGTGTACTGTCCTCAGTCATGTTCAATCAATCTCCTTGCACACTTAAATTACTCAGAACGTTATTACTGCAAAAAGTTCTGAAATCACATCTTGAAAGCAATGTATGTTTGCAACTTTGCAAACAGGACTGCACACTGACTAGTCTCAACATTCAACATCACATGCTATCAAGAATCAAGACATGGGGATGGGACACACAGCACATCGGTTTGCTTTTGCTCCTACTGCCACCGACTCCCCAATCGGCCAATCCCCCATGCGCATCAGCTCTCTAGGGCGCCGGCCTACTAGTTGTTGGATCGAGCTCTACGATACATAGCCGATCTGCGCCCTTTCCTGGCTACGGCATCCCGCATTAACCGAGCACGACCGGCCGCCCGGCCGAACCTGGATCGCAGTCTGTGAGAGTGGAGGTCGCCAGCGCGCGCTCACGAGCCCTGTCCGATCGAGCTCTCCCCCAGGTTAGGCGGAAGCTCACCGGGCCACgtaaccaaaccagtgaacacaagtagagaactgactttccatACATAAGCCTTTGTTCCGGTTGATTTTAAACTTGGACTAAAGTGTTTTTAGTCCCGAATTAAGAATCCACCACCAATAGCTACCAACGGggagctctttagtcccggttgataatatcaaccgagactaaagagcgccctttagtcccggcccctttagtctcggttgtaaCAGCTAGTGAGACGAGAAGtatttttatcccggttgaaaacactaaccgggactaaaggcccccctagttccggttggaattaccaactgagACTAAATTCCTGAGGAGATCCAGGACCTTCACATGAACACATTCAACGGGTCGATACCAGCTGCTTTTGGTAACCAGTCTCGGGTCTAGCACCTTGATGCAAGCTAGCTCACTGGATCAATATTCCCGGGAATAACAACCTTGGTGAACCAGTCGACACTTGATCTCTCATCAAACAATTTGGTGGGGCCAATATCTAGGGAGATTGATCAACTAGAAAATAAGGAATTGCTAATTTAGAGATAGAATAGTCTTAGTGGAAGCATTCCAGAAAAGAATGATAACCTGAAGTAGCTAAATAAAAGTTCTTCAACTCCCTGGATGCAAGTTCCCAGGCACCATCCCTTGGTTAATTGGTGGTCTCAAAAGTTTGAAGGAAATTGATTTACCAGAGAACAACTTCAACTCTTAGTTATACACTCACCCCGTAGTAAGAGGGGTAGTTATGAACCCTGTGGACCACCCTCATGGGGGCGAGTAGATAGTCAAAGTGTCAGCTGCTTGTACCAGTCATTTATGTGTCGTAATTGTACTCAATTGTCCAAGAAGGCTGCACGAGACACCAAAACATATcaatgatgttttccatgtactACCACTCTTCTAGATTTGATTGCTGTCTCCACATTTCTTCGCCAAAAGGCTTGAATTCTTCCCATCGTACACTACATTCGATGCTTTAAGTTCAACTGGAAATGAAGAAGTATACCTCATGATGGGTTGACCTGCTTGTCGACTACAAGAGAGACAAGCTCACTCGAGAGATCTTTCATGTAGATGAGCTAGGCAAAGAAGGTTCTCAACGATAGAGAGGGTTGTTGCTTGAATTCGTATTGGCGTGGAGGAGCCCAAGGAGAGAACCGTTCCCCCTTTCCTTTTGGGAGTACCACTTACCGATCGGGAGTGGTCAAGGGAGGATCACCTTGTGAAGAAGAAGCACAAGGGTCGCCCACAAAGCGATAAACAGAAGGAGGATGGGCATGCACAACGAATTTCAATTAGAAAAGAAGGTGCAGTTAGTTACTTGAATTGCTTTCGCATAGCAGCAAATGAAAATCTGAGTTAAAATAGGAATAGATAAGTTCCCGAGGTCATTGAAATGGGTGAAGTTCCATTTACTATGGATTTTTTCCATTTTCCTCTTGAAGCACACAAGCAGGAGCCTTTCACTAAAGAGAGCAAAATAGTTCTGTAAGTGGTAGATCAAAGCCTGAAGTAAAGTGCCTGGTTGTCTTAGTATTCTAAGTAAAGCATTTCATTCTCCAAGCTTTTAGGATATCTCTTCGTTAGCCTTTTGAATTCAGCTATCAGTGTGAAGAAGAGCATCTGTCTTTCTTTTAAGGATTTAGTGTGTGTGCTTGTTCTTAAGGCAACGAGCAAATCACCCAATCATATCAGGTTGGATCCAATTGGTGTGATTTTTGTCTGTATTGATCACTTACCTACGCTATAAGAAGAAGGGTGTCATGGAAGAGTTTAGTGTCCAAAGCCACACCTTCTTTGCCCCATAGGAACAGAGGTCAGGAGTTGTCGGCAGGACGCTGCATTCAATCTGACTGATGGCTCAAGATAAGTTGGAGATGTACTTTAGATAGATAATTTTTGTATTTCGCTATTTTGAATACCAAAACTCAAGCAGTGATAATTTGCTAATCCAAGTCTTATCAATAATACCAACACGCCGTCTGATCCAAGATTAGCAACCTCTCTTTATCTCATAGAGAGAACCTCACGGACGCATTCAGGgctctgcagttgaagcattCCTACCATCCATATATAGGGAATCCCACACCGTTGGCTTGTCAATCCGAGATCGCCCAGGATCGGCTGGAAGGTCGAAGAAGCCAGTCTTCAGCGCTTCCTTGGCAGGCGGATAGTAGATCAGAGAGGCAGGCTAGTTGAATATGGAGTTGTTTTCGTTATCTTGTTACTTTTTTATGGCTATAAGTCTTTCTATCTTGGATTTGTAATGTTTGGCCATTAAATTTGAATTGCCTTCTCTTTCCGTCTTGGATGTGAATTCTTTTACTTATCCTAAAATTAGCAGAGTTGTTGATATGGTCTTTCTTGGCTTTGGCTTTTGAAGTGCAAGTTGAAAAGAGTGCTCCATATCCATATATGTGCTTGGAGGGAAGGTCACATCTTTAATTGTATTCTTTTTTAGGTCATCCTCTTCGGCCTGTGTTAGTAGTGCTAGTTTTGAGTTTCTTTTTAGTACCTTCCCTACTTAGGAGTTCTATAGAAAGGCTTAGAGGATCCTATAGCGTCAGTTTATGTTGGAATTGCTTTGCTCTTTTCTTTACAGCTTAAGCAAATAAGCTTGAAAGAATGTGCTTTTATTTGAGTTGAAATGAAAGAAGAAATCTTTTATCTAGACAGAGTATGTGTATTATTCGGTCCATGCTTGCCCTTCTAGGCCCTTTAGATCTAAATCTATCTTACTATCGATAAGGGTTTTGGGAGGAGCAGAGCAAGTTGCGTTTACAGCCAACAGTTCTTATGGGGGTAACTCCCTCTAGTATTCCCATAATCTCCTTTCCTCCAATATGTCACTAGTATTCAAGTATGCGGCTCGTATTAGTATGCCAGGCGTTCGAGAGACAAGAATTCTTTTCATAGCCTTCCCTTCAATATGCCATCTTGTCTTACGACACTCTATCCTTCCAAGCGAGCCTGTGCTCGGGGAGCACTCCTTCTATCATTCATAAAATATGCTTATCTCTCCTTGGTCATAAAGCTTCGCTTTGCTTTCATTTACCGAAAATTCCATTGGAGAGCCGGGAGGCGCAGTCTTGTACAAGCAACTTCCATCGATCTGCTTTCGAAAAGTAGCAAAGTGGTGTCAGGTTGGAAGTCTGCGGGCCAATCTATTCTAGCGCCTCATTCTTTACATCCTTGCATTACTCTCTTCCTTTCCTCCTTGCCCTAATTTGACTTGGCTTAAACAAAAATGGCTGGACTTTCCAATGATGGCACTGGCTCGGCTTGAAACTCGCCTTAGGGTCCCATAAGAGGGAATTCTGGAGTGATCACCGCATTTTGGCCTTATTTCTTCCTTAATCGAGACACGTGGAAACAAGATGTACCATCAATCCCACGGGCTATTTCCATCTATAAGCTAAAGTTCCAATCTTATCTAGAATTTCAATTGGACATAGTACGACTTAGTTTGTGCTGTCTTTTTGACACTATGATTTTGTTTACGAGGTTGAAGTTTTAGATAGACCCTTTCACCCACCATAAGAAATTCTCGCTCCAATTTCCCTTGATTTGTTTAACCTGGCTCGATCTCTACTATTTATGGTTCACCGTTGGTAGAAAGTCTAGTACCATTCATTGTTCTCTCCCATCCTTCCAATCAACTTCATACACTCAAATGAGGCTCTAGGCATAGTAGGTTGTAAAGCAGTTGCTTTATAGAGATAGAATGACTCTACCATAAACGTGAATGAGAGTAAAGAAAGAAGGTTATTTAGCCGGGAGTGGGATCAAGCTTTTAAAAGTACCTTACGCAAGCCTATTTAAAAACATATCCTATTTTTTTACTTGTTTCTTAGGTAAGCAAGCCTGGTGCAAGAAAAAAGACCAAGAAAGTGGTTGTTTCTTAGGAAAGCAAGCCTGGTGCAAGAAAAAAAGACCAAGAAAATGGGGATCTCGTGTAATAATTTAGATAGATATTTTCTGCTGACATTGTTTGAAAGCTAGCCTGACACCTCTATATCTATATACCTCGGGAACAGAGCCCAAAATAAGCTCTTTGGGACCCTTCCCACTTCACTTTTCTTATCTTTTCTGTAAGACGAAGTCTATCTATCACGTTGACAAAGTTCTTTTCATGACATGAACAATCTATGATATTTGGTTCTTTTTGAACATCGACCCGGTGTAGAAGTAGAAAACGGAAGTGCGCTCCTGCACACGTAGGCTTGAAAGCAGTAGTTTTCTGGACAGCGAATGGAAGAAATGGAGATGTGCGACTATCCAACCTATCTTGATGAACCAGAAGTGATAAGGGCCTGGCAAGAATCTTCTCTATAAGAGACCTTAAGAATGCCGCATTGAAATCAAAGTAAGTAAGACTCACGTTCTTTCTTGAGCTACAGCACATTCAACCTTTTCGATCTATGTGGGAAAGGACAAGAGAGTAGGTAGGTCTTCAGTGAAAACAAAGATGATCTACtataaggaaaaggaaagaaaaaggaaggccCAAAAGCCATCCCAAAGCCCAAGACAACTCGTTAATCGAAGATTCACTATGGAGCTCGGAGGAGATTCCTCACCCAGCTTGCCTAAGTGGACCGGTCAAAGTATGAACAAAGCAAATGATGGTATAGCAAAGTCTCTTTGTTGCTTTCATCAGGTAGATAAAGTAGTAAGCTGATACTGAAGCCTCTTCCTCCAG encodes the following:
- the LOC117854805 gene encoding uncharacterized protein — encoded protein: MMQDLFSVPSCFSAGEKLPDVPAPAAATRSGQSAVTLVYRAGIAGHDRLVTVTWCRNLLTHGLSVSIEGSAGAGKDKTGREWGEAGGGGGGGAASKSCSSACKVEMQPWHFWRKYGAKQFQVDGKAIDVVWDLRSARYSDEPEPLSDYYVAVVSGEEVVLLLGNLKKEAFRRTGSRPSLQDAVLVCKKEHVFSKKRFLTKARFHEKGKLHDISIECSSGNLNGGVDVDMVIKIDGSVNVLVRHLQWKFRGNECISIDQLKVQVYWDAHDWLFGTGMRNALFIFKPELPSTSADFHTDECSDFCLFLYAWKVE